One window from the genome of Diorhabda sublineata isolate icDioSubl1.1 chromosome 10, icDioSubl1.1, whole genome shotgun sequence encodes:
- the LOC130449225 gene encoding elongator complex protein 1, whose product MENIEELYCHLTEIELHKPTTEIYFDYSDDVVCQVHNNNLTIYQEGNIDDNIIQNYNIDVTDKVIYVKYLSIFNIVFLATENDLILYDIENKTKLFTLSVENPIVEICWNPLETLLIVIHKNYEITSYVCSKYSIEFQNKSYLGANVPVPILSGWGSIYTQFQGPKKMKKNVVTQKDVQKAPTGPPKISWRGNGELFVVNYFSNNQRNIKVFDADLNALNQSEPYTNLQDVVAFMGKGQCIACIAKNEENIKLVIFEKNCKVKAEYDMPDIKGAVKKLLYHPQMNILTVSFIDKVENSFINIYLYSNGRWFLKQQLYYPPKTRLHNFQWSNQQEILFTTCTLIVYTSRYIENRYFRFVINRSPNTAIVAVVDGKNINFSLFNKKILPPPYYYLNFENDTPVNRITFHPIRNICVAVDSYFYIKILYIQDEKIDEIFRVKDYEFDLINFQSLNWHENRLEIILHSNDVNKTINNVDKEITVTIKTENPSAHLYLPYSDTNLILPYKKLDYNSRYIYITKHLIQDLTFEFALSSNRDLYVNDNLVCSGITSVYVFNNYLILTHSNSKLYCIRLQDYAIYTNDINLNTLFNREIERGGAILTCTDLTSPQIILQMPRGNLETISCKMITIDVIENMLKENKWSDVLHVLRIEKVNSNVLIDLNPDRFRDRIEDFVRAAKNNIILMNIVTEFNVNENCFKTFYQNYSPFLTPKLNYDKRSIIEDLLNYLVSTDCVKNLSSIVAIQQKHVSLKSALKSIKDIYNIDRIENESICSKILKQLLLQEYFKDVENAAYNLFDIDFLSLVYRNSMEDPKVYEPEINYLRDMDVMERKFKMSVRGRNLSGAVKYLLRYPIADEESITNFIVRNHLEDVAYLSIENYHKHFKLVTVLYAKTLSVARRYNEAGMILKRAKLYGEALMEYKRGLEWREVVSLIKKLNYNTEDEVKLLKELAEDLVKVRRTDDAVILLETYIKDYKTAVNVLFEQNHFRKSICLAETYREYHFIGTQIIPKLLEYMSTMLEKIDNYSDLVDKFTARLEIVREERISKFQKASLGIYDDQDDLYSDTSSLISSSNSRSTSRSRGTSLSSRNRRKEERKKIDLKEGGFYEDIALIRTLHILYGEIMNLGEEVKELCLAGYGYDVELTTRLHKNLCELQDKIVEKIPKIWPEVFVKEDESTDVVVSAIIQNKQDLDPEFRSPPQTSQLKSWRLELFL is encoded by the exons TTTTTTTGGCAACCGAAAATGACCTCATTCTATATGATatcgaaaacaaaactaaattgTTTACTTTATCTGTAGAAAATCCAATCGTTGAAATATGTTGGAATCCTTTAGAAACGCTCCTCATTgtcatacataaaaattatgaaataacttCTTATGTTTGCTCCAAATACTCTatcgaatttcaaaataaatcgtATCTAGGTGCGAACGTTCCCGTTCCTATTCTCTCGGGATGGGGTTCAATTTACACACAATTCCAAGGaccgaaaaaaatgaaaaaaaacgtTGTAACACAAAAAG ACGTTCAAAAGGCTCCTACGGGTCCGCCTAAAATTTCATGGAGAGGTAACGGGgaattatttgttgtaaattatttttcaaacaatcaaCGTAATATTAAAGTATTTGACGCCGATTTGAACGCATTGAATCAATCTGAACCATATACGAACCTACAAGACGTCGTGGCTTTTATGGGAAAAGGACAATGCATTGCTTGTATcgcaaaaaatgaagaaaacatcaaattagtgatatttgaaaaaaattgtaaagttaAAGCCGAATATGACATGCCAGACATTAAG GGCGCGgtaaaaaagttactttatcATCCTCAAATGAATATATTGACTGTTTCGTTCATAGATAAAGTAGAAAACAGTTTTATAAACATCTATTTGTACTCGAACGGTAGATGGTTTTTGAAACAACAACTTTATTACCCGCCAAAAACACGTTTACACAATTTCCAATGGTCGAATcaacaagaaattttatttacgACGTGCACTTTAATAGTATACACGTCGCGTTACATCGAAAATCGTTATTTTCGATTCGTAATCAACAGAAGTCCGAATACCGCAATTGTGGCCGTCGTCGACggaaaaaacatcaatttcagtttgtttaataaaaaaatcctaCCGCCGCCGTATTATTATCTCAATTTCGAAAACGATACCCCCGTAAACAGGATAACGTTTCACCCGATAAGAAATATTTGCGTCGCCGTCGATtcctatttttatatcaaaattttatacataCAAGACGAAAAAATCGACGAGATATTTCGCGTAAAAGATTACGAATTCGATTTAATCAATTTCCAATCGTTAAATTGGCACGAAAATCgattagaaataatattacaTAGCAACGATGTTAACAAAACGATTAATAACGTCGATAAAGAAATAACGGTTACGATAAAAACGGAAAATCCCAGCGCCCATCTCTATTTACCGTACAGCGATACCAACCTAATTTTACcgtataaaaaattggattacAACAGTCGCTACATATACATAACCAAACATTTAATACAAGATTTGACGTTCGAATTCGCCTTGTCGTCGAATCGAGATTTGTACGTCAACGATAACTTGGTGTGTTCCGGTATAACGTCGGTGTACGTGTTCAACAATTACTTGATCCTGACGCATTCGAATTCGAAATTATACTGCATACGTTTACAAGATTACGCCATATACACCAACGACATCAACTTAAATACCCTATTCAACAGGGAAATCGAACGGGGGGGCGCGATCTTAACTTGCACCGACCTGACGTCCCCTCAAATAATATTACAAATGCCCCGGGGTAACCTAGAAACTATAAGTTGCAAAATGATAACGATCGACGTTATCGAAAATATGTTGAAGGAAAACAAATGGTCCGACGTATTGCACGTACTCAGAATCGAGAAAGTCAATTCGAACGTACTAATCGATTTAAACCCCGATCGATTCCGCGATCGTATCGAAGATTTCGTCAGAGCTGcgaaaaacaatataatattaatgaatatagTGACGGAATTTAACGTGaacgaaaattgttttaagacgttttatcaaaattattcgcCGTTTTTAACGCCCAAATTGAATTACGACAAACGATCGATTATAGAAGACTTATTGAATTATCTCGTATCTACCGATTGCGTTAAAAATTTATCGAGTATAGTGGCCATACAACAGAAACACGTTTCGTTAAAATCCGCTTTGAAATCGATTAAAGATATATACAATATCGATAGGATCGAAAACGAATCGATTTGTAGCAAAATATTGAAACAGCTGTTGTTGCAAGAATATTTTAAAGACGTCGAAAACGCCGCCTACAATTTATTCGACATCGATTTTTTGTCGTTGGTTTACCGGAACAGTATGGAAGATCCGAAAGTATACGAACCGGAAATAAATTATCTGAGAGATATGGACGTTATGGAGAGGAAGTTTAAGATGAGCGTGCGCGGTAGAAACCTCAGCGGGGCCGTTAAATATCTGTTGAGATACCCGATAGCCGACGAGGAATCGATAACGAATTTCATAGTTAGAAATCATTTGGAAGACGTTGCTTATTTGAGTATCGAAAATTAccataaacatttcaaattggTGACAGTTTTGTACGCCAAAACTTTATCGGTGGCGAGGAGGTACAACGAAGCGGGGATGATTTTGAAACGGGCCAAATTGTACGGGGAGGCTTTGATGGAATATAAAAGAGGATTGGAATGGCGGGAAGTTGTTAgtcttattaaaaaattgaattacaatACCGAGGATGAGGTTAAATTGTTGAAGGAATTGGCCGAGGATTTGGTTAAAGTACGCAGAACTGACGACGCCGTTATATTGTTAGAAACTTATATAAAGGATTATAAGACGGCCGTGAACGTGTTATTCGAACAGAACCATTTCAGAAAATCGATTTGTTTGGCTGAAACTTATCGAGAATATCATTTTATag GAACGCAAATAATACCGAAACTACTTGAATATATGTCGACGATGttggaaaaaatcgataattattCCGATCTGGTCGATAAATTTACGGCGCGATTGGAAATTGTGAGGGAAGagagaatttcgaaatttcaaaaagCCTCTTTGGGTATATACGACGATCAGGACGATCTCTATTCGGATACGTCGAGTTTGATATCGTCTTCGAATTCAAGATCCACTTCCAGATCTAGAGG AACCTCGTTATCGTCGAGAAATCGTCGAAAAgaagaaaggaaaaaaatcgATCTCAAAGAGGGAGGTTTTTACGAAGATATAGCTCTAATTAGAACTTTGCACATATTGTACGGGGAAATTATGAATCTCGGCGAGGAAGTTAAAGAATTGTGTTTGGCGGGATACGGATACGACGTCGAATTAACTACTCGGTTACACAAGAATTTATGCGAATTGCAAGATAAGATTGTCGAGAAGATCCCCAAAATTTGGCCCGAGGTGTTTGTTAAAGAAGACGAATCGACCGACGTCGTAGTTTCCGCAattatacaaaacaaacaagATTTGG ATCCAGAATTCCGTTCTCCCCCCCAAACGTCACAACTTAAATCTTGGAGgctggaattatttttataa